In Chitinophaga oryzae, the sequence AAAATGCTGCACCGGGTGGTGGAGAAATACCCGGTACTGTGCCACGGCCTTTCCCTGTCGCTCGGCAGCCCGGAGGAGCCGGACATGACCTTCCTCCGGTATGTGAAATCCTTCCTGGAAGAGTATAAAGTGCGTATTTATTCCGAACACCTGAGCTATTCCAAATGTGACAACGCCCACCTGTATGACCTGCTGCCCATGCCTTTCCGGATGGACGCCGCCAGGCATATGGCAGACCGCATCCGGCAGGTGCAGGACTACCTGCAACGGCCGCTGGCCATGGAGATTATCTCCTATTACACGCCGGTGGCGCCGGAAATGAGCGAGGCCGACTTTATCAACGAAGTGGTACAGCGTTCCGGCTGCCAGCTGCTGCTGGATGTGAATAATATATACGTCAACGCCTTCAATCATCACTACGATGCCAAAGCCTTTATCGCACAGCTGCCGCTGGACAGGGTGGCTTATATCCATATGGCGGGGCATGAGCAGGTGGCGCCCGATATGATCCTCGATACCCACGGGCATCCTGTCGCCGACCCGGTATATGCGCTGTTTGAATGGACGATCGGGCAAATAGCGCCTGTGCCGGTGCTGCTGGAGCGCGATTTTAATATCCCGCAGATGCAGGAGCTGCAGGCGGAGCTGACCCGGCTTAAAGGGATCTGCCACCAACAATGGAAACATCATGAACTCGTTGCCTGACAGCCGCCAGCTACAGCAGCGGTTTACAACACATCTCCGTACCGGGGTACGGACCACTATTCCCGGTGTGGCCCCGGACCGGCTGGCGCACTACCGCCATGCCATTTTCCATATGGTGAAAGACACCATGGAGAGCGCCTATCCGGTTACCCGCGCTAATATCCCCCGGCGGAAATGGGACCATATGGTCAAAACATTTTTTGCGCGCCATGCATGTACCTCCAACCAGGTGTGGAAACTCCCGCTGGAGTTTTATACCTATGCCGTGGAAAACAGCTGGGACGAAATGTATGATATCCCTTACCTGAACGACTTGCTGGCTTTTGAATGGGCGGAGATAGAGGTGTTCAATATGGAAGACGCGGAGCCGGCTGCTTTCGTTGCTACGGGCGACTGGCGTGAAACGCCGCTGGTACTGAACCCCGAATACCGGCTGCTCTCTTTCAGGTACCCTGTTCACCAGGAGGCCAGGCGTCGCCGGCTACTGAAGCAGCAGGGCGCCTGGTTTGTGCTGCTGCACCGTGAACCGGTCACCGGCCATGTGCAGTTTACCGGTCTTTCTCCCTGGCTGGCCTTCGTTACAGAGCAGCTGGCGGCGGGTATAACGGTAAAGGATATACTGGAATATGCGCCACAGCTGGGTATAACGGTAACGGCTGAACTGGAAACGGATACCGTAGCATTTTTAAGAGACATGCACCAGCGACAGTTTATATTGGGTTTTCAGCCCTGATAATATGCCATCAGGCGCCGGCATTAGCCCCGAATGCAGTAAAGATTTTTAACCTTCCCGGGCGGCCGTGTTAAGTGCGCTATTCATCTGCCAGATGCAGTGCAAAGCCGCTCTTGCCTGTTGCAAAGTGCGGTTGCAATACTTCCTTTTCATCATAGTCCTGTTTGCCGACCCGGTAACGGATGGGAGCGGTGTCCGGGATGCTGAGCAGGCGTTGCTCCAGGTCCTGCAGGATGGTAGCATACCGTTCAGGAGACACCTGGTTGGCGCTGTTGACCACAAACGGCGGCAAGGAAGCGGCGCCGGCATACCAGAACACGCCGTGGTGCACCGGGAACATGAGGTCTTCAATAGCGCCGTGGATGCCGTGAGGCCCCAGTTGCTCTGCAGTGGCGCCTGTGGTGATCATCAGCATCACTTTTTTGCCTTTAAGGGTACCATTGCCGTAGCGGCCGCCGGTGCCGTAGCCGAAGCCATTAGTAAAAGTACGGTCTATCCACCCTTTAAGGATCGCCGGCATGCCAAACCACCATAACGGGAATTGCAACAAGATCACATCTGCCCATTTTATTTTCTCCTGTTCGGCGCTGATATCGGGCGACTGCTCGTTGTCCAGGTAGGCTTTTTTGGAAACGGCGCTATAGATCAGCCGTTCATCGGCAGGCAGCGCCGGAAAGTCCTGCCGGCCTGCGGAGGCTTCCCATTGCTGATGGTAAAGGTCGGTGATGGCCACTTCATGGCCGTGGCGTTGCAGTATCTCAGCAGCGGCGTTTTTCAGGGACGCATTGAGGGAGCGGGGTTCGGGATGCGCTAATACGATTAATACTTTCATTTTTTTATGTTTTGTTGTTACAGTAATTTTGACGACGTAAAATTGTACAATTTGTATGGTAGTTTATTTGTATAATTTTTCCATTTTTCTGTAACAAACTGTTGATAGTATGCCGAAGGAGAATATTCACCAGCCTTTTGAGATCGTGGAGATGATCACAGACCGTTGTCCGCTGGACGAGCACGGGCACAATTTCTTTGAACTGATCTATATCGTAAGGGGCAGCGGGCGGCAATTTATCAACAATAATGAGTTTACTTACAATAAGGGACATTTGTTCCTTGTGACGCCGGAAGACAAACACCTGTTGGAGGTAGTGGAAGAGACGCACTTTTTTTTCCTCCGGTTTAATAAGATATACCTGCAAAACCAGGAGACGGCCTTGTTATATTCGAAGGAATGGACGCGCCGGATGGAGTTTATTCTCGAGCATGCCAGCCACCGGCCGGGCTGCATTGTGTATCATGAGCCCGACAAGCAGCTGGTGCCGGCCATTGTAGCCGGGCTGATACAGGAGCAGGCCGGCAAGCCGCTGTATCACAACGAAGTAGTAAGGCAGCTGGTGAATACCCTCATTACCGTGGTGGCCAGGAATATTGCCATGAAGCTGCCGGCACAGGTGGGCGACCACACGGCCACGCCTGTACTGGATATCATCGGTTATATACAGGAGCATATTTATTCACCGCAGGCATTACGGGCGGCGGTCATCGCCAGACATTTCCATATTTCTCTCAGTTACCTGGGGCGTTACTTTAAAAAACATACGGGGGAAAACCTGCAGGACTATATTACGCATTACAAGCTGAAGCTGGTGGAGACCCGTTTAAAACACAGCGATCTTCGTATCAACGAAATTGCCGCGGAATTGAGCTTCACAGATGAAAGCCATCTTACCAGATTGTTCAGGAAACACCGGGGTATGAATCCGTCTGCTTTTCGCAGGCAGTTTGTGCTTAACTGATCAGCTGGCTATAGGGAAAGAATAGTTGCCGAGGCTGCAATCGTGGAACTGTTGCATGATCTCTAATCCTTCTTCGTAGGTGTCCGGTTTGATGACGAACGCTTCTGCGCCGAGGTTAATGCATTGTTGTTTTTGAATTTCATTCAGGAAAGTTGAGTAGATGATGACCCGGATGGAGTGGTAGCGTGTATGTTTTTTAAGCAGCTCGAGCGTCTGTGTGCCCGTCAGGCGGGGCATGTTAAGATCGAGAATGATCAGGGCGGGGAGCGGCTTTTCAAGGAGTGCGTCCAGGTATTCCAGGGCAGTGACGCCGTCCTGGACAAAATGGATATGTTCGGAAAAGGAAAGCTCTTTACACATCATTTCCATGATAAATACATCTTCGGGGTCGTCGTCGGCTATCAGAATCTGTGGGTGCGTCTGCATGTCAGGATAAAAGTTTGTTCTTTTTCCTCTACAAAGCGAATGCCTTTCCTGCAAGACGGCTTTTTAGCGGGTATCCGTCAGTTACTTTGTCCTTGTGCCGCAACAAATTGAGGAAGAATATCAGCGTCCTCTTTCCGAGCCTAGCCACTGCAGCGCCTGTAAGATCATCCGGTTTTGTGCCGGGCTGCTGAAGGTATGTGACAGTGTTTGCCGGGTACCGTGTTCATAATCCATATCGTTGTGTCCCATATTGAAATAGACCATTCTGTACCTGCGGTTTGTCCACACCACGGGATAATCGCCGTTATGCCATATTTCGCTTGGTTTGGGGCCGGTGCCCAGCGGGAAGCTGCTGCTGTCTATCGAGGCCAGCACTGTAATATCGGGGTTTTGCCGGAGAGGGCCGCTCCAGCGGTACCATTCGTTGGGGGCGGAGCGGAAGCGTTCCGGCAGGCCGCGGGTGACGGGGTGCCGGTTATCCACATGCAGTACTGCGGCGGTAGGCCGCCAGGTGTTACTGACATAGGAACCGGCGCCAAGGAAAGTGTTGTGGTACCAGTCCCAGTTTTGCGGTACGGCAGAGGGCGTAAGCGCGAATGCAGCGAAATGGAAGCCGATCCAGGCGCCTCCTTTTTCGGCGTACTGTTGAAACGCTGCCCGCTGCGCAGGGGTTTCCGGCCTGGTATCCAGGAACAGCACTACCTGGTAATGGGAGAGAAATTTTTCGTTCAGGTGCTCCCAGTTGCTGGTGGTGTCATAGGAGAAATGATAACGGGCTGCCATTTTTGGAAACCACTGGTTTGCTTCGCGGACAAAGCTGATATGGGCGGCGTCTTCCGCCGCGGTGAAAAAGGCGATGACCCGGAAGGCCGGTGACTGGGCGGTACTGCCCGGGCTGCAAAACAATAGTGCCAGCAGCAGGCGGCTGGTTGCGCGGAATTTCATAGATACAAAATACAACGCTGCAGCGGATATTTATTAGAGGATTTGTGGTAGTTGGTTTTCAGCGGCGCTATCACCTGGTCACAGATGGTCCGGCGGCAATGCACCACTGTTTTACCATCCACATCCCTGCGGGTAGCCGGCAGTTTTTTTGCCGATTCCGGCAGCAGAGCGTGGCCCGGACCTTCCTGCGGAGACTGGCACTACCTTTGTCTTATCATGATAAAAACACACGATCATGAAAAAGCTATCATTTCTTGCTTTATTGATTATCAGTGCGTTAGCGTTTTTGAGGCCGTTGCAGGCACAGGTGAGACTCAACGTGAATGTGAATATTGGCAACCAGCCGGTATGGGGTCCGGTAGGGTATGATTATGCGCAATATTATTACTTCCCGGATATTGACGTGTATTACGACATTCCGCGGAGACAGTATGTGTATTTAAATGGCAACAGCTGGCTGTTTGCCCCGGCTTTGCCAGCCAGATATCATTTCGATGTGTACCGGGGCTACAAGGTGGTGGTCAACGAACCTAAGCCTTGGCTGCATCCCGACGTATACAGAGGCCGTTATGCCCGCTATAAGGGACCGGGCTGGTATGGCAAACAGGACATCATCCGAGACAGCAGGGACAGTAAATACTATGTGGTGAAGGGGCATCCGATGTATGGGAAAGGAAATAACGGCAATGGTCCCGGAAAAGGCAATGACAAGGGAAAGCACAACGACAAGGGGAAATTTAAAGATAAGGGTAACAAGGGCCATGGCAAAGGACATGGACATGGCCATGATAAATAAACCCAATAAATAAATAATCCAATAATTCAATAAATAAATAATACGGATCCATCGTGAGAATTGGATAAATGGCCGGTCAAAAGCTACCCCCCGGAAGCTTTGCCGGCCATTCCTGTTTTACAGCCGGCAGCTGCCGGTCAGTGCTTTCTCCGTGCTCATGGCACGCGGGAACAGTATATTGTTTTCCAGGTGAATGTGTTGATGCAGGTCGTCCTGGAACTCTTTCAGCAGAGCATAGGTAACGCGGTACGTATTGCAGGCTTCTGCCGGCGGCGTATAGTTATTGCTAAGGTCAGCGATTCTGCGGAATCGGTCGCCCTCGTGGTCATGTTCCTCCATCATGGCGCTGATAGGTCTTTCCACGGCGCTGATGCTGTCGTCCATATACTCGCCGGCAGCCTGTTTACGGGCGATTTCCCGGATGCGGGGAAAGAGGACCAGTTCTTCTTTGTTGAGGTGGTTGGACAGTTCAGCAGAAGATGCCGTAAAGAGCGCTGCTATCTGCCATAATTCCTGGTGCTGCTCGCCGTGCACCTGGCAGACCTTGCGCAGGTACTGCTGCAGTACCGGTATTTTTTCCCGTACGTAGTTGTGGTGTTTGCGGACGATGTGGTCTGCCAGCTGGTCCAGCGGCATGGTGCTGAAGTTCTGCAGGGTGCAGGCAGGTACCGCCGAGATTTCCTCCAGTTCGTGGAGTATGGGCGCGATGTCCAGTTTTTTCTCACGGCATACGTCGCCAATGGGTTTGTTGCCTTTGCAGCAGAAGTCGATGCCATGCTGGCGGAACACGTCGGCAGTGCGGTAGTCTGCGGCTACCAGTTGTCCAACGATGGTGTTTTCAGTGATTTCCATCTTTAAAGCTGTTTTTATAGGTATACAGGCCGGTGGCCGCTAACGCAGCGGTGACTGGCCCTGATAATATTCAATTTTGGAGAGGAACATCTGCGCCATTTTTTCACCGCGCCAGCAGGCTTCTTCCGCTTTAGGGCCTGTGAAAAGCCCGTTGACCGTGGTGCGGAACAATTGCATCCAGCGGTCAAAATGAAGCCCGTTGACCGGCAGGGTAGCGTGCGGATGAAAGGGGGCGCCGTGATAGGTGTGACTGTCCAGCAGGATGGTGTCCCAGAAGCGGTACATTTTTTCCAGGTGCTCCGGCCAGCGGTCCTGTATGAGATTGTTGAAGATAGGCCCCAGTAGCTCATCTTCCCGTACCTTCCCGTAGAAAGTGTCTACCATGCTTTGTATATCGGTGAGATCAGTGATATCCTTTCTGTTTTCCATATAATTAAATACATTTTTGTCCTTAATTAAGTGCCGCGTTGACGACCGGCATAAGGATGCGGGACAAAAGTAGGCATTATTACTATAATAAAGGACTAAAATATCTTTTATTTTGATGAAAATTACGGCGCCCGCCATGGACGCCGTTTTAATCTTATTGCTGTTTTTTCAGTGCATAATTGCCGGCGTCATTTTTTTCCAGGCGGTATCCTTTGTTGAGTTCCAGCTTCCAGCCTTTGCCGGTGATCAACTGGTCGGCGAAAGTGTCTGGCAGGCCTACGATGACCTTGTCCCAGTTTTTACTCATCAGGGCGCCTTCTGTAACGGTGAGGATGCCCCATGCATCGGAGATACGCATGGTAGGGTATACCGTACCATAGCCGTCTATCGGAACAATATTGGAAGGATTGAAGGAAATATTCATCTTTTCAAACCGCAGTTCGGTATGGGGCTGGTGGATAAACAGCCGGGTATAAGCGGCGATCTGTTCCTGTATTTTCTTTTCGCGTGCTGTTTCTTCCTGTGCAACAGCTTCTCCGTTGTACCCTTGTGCATAACTGGTGGCGGCGGTTTTCACATCGGCCGGAACGGCTAAGCCGAACGTTTTTATGATCAGCGGGGTCAACTGTGACTGGCTGTTCAGTTGCCGGTTCCAGCCCGGTTTCACCTGCGACAGCAGGTAGCCGTACATGGGAATGGTCTGATACGCAAACGACCGTACGAAAGTGGGATAATAATGAAGGAAGTCGTACAGAGATTTGTCGAAGTGCTTTACAGCCGCGGCTTTATCACGGTTGCAAATCATCATGCCGGTGAA encodes:
- a CDS encoding HvfB family MNIO-type RiPP peptide maturase, whose protein sequence is MVGLGFRREFAEEMISGTQITPDFIEFAPENWMNIGGYWKKMLHRVVEKYPVLCHGLSLSLGSPEEPDMTFLRYVKSFLEEYKVRIYSEHLSYSKCDNAHLYDLLPMPFRMDAARHMADRIRQVQDYLQRPLAMEIISYYTPVAPEMSEADFINEVVQRSGCQLLLDVNNIYVNAFNHHYDAKAFIAQLPLDRVAYIHMAGHEQVAPDMILDTHGHPVADPVYALFEWTIGQIAPVPVLLERDFNIPQMQELQAELTRLKGICHQQWKHHELVA
- a CDS encoding HvfC/BufC N-terminal domain-containing protein → MNSLPDSRQLQQRFTTHLRTGVRTTIPGVAPDRLAHYRHAIFHMVKDTMESAYPVTRANIPRRKWDHMVKTFFARHACTSNQVWKLPLEFYTYAVENSWDEMYDIPYLNDLLAFEWAEIEVFNMEDAEPAAFVATGDWRETPLVLNPEYRLLSFRYPVHQEARRRRLLKQQGAWFVLLHREPVTGHVQFTGLSPWLAFVTEQLAAGITVKDILEYAPQLGITVTAELETDTVAFLRDMHQRQFILGFQP
- a CDS encoding NAD(P)H-dependent oxidoreductase, which produces MKVLIVLAHPEPRSLNASLKNAAAEILQRHGHEVAITDLYHQQWEASAGRQDFPALPADERLIYSAVSKKAYLDNEQSPDISAEQEKIKWADVILLQFPLWWFGMPAILKGWIDRTFTNGFGYGTGGRYGNGTLKGKKVMLMITTGATAEQLGPHGIHGAIEDLMFPVHHGVFWYAGAASLPPFVVNSANQVSPERYATILQDLEQRLLSIPDTAPIRYRVGKQDYDEKEVLQPHFATGKSGFALHLADE
- a CDS encoding AraC family transcriptional regulator, with the protein product MPKENIHQPFEIVEMITDRCPLDEHGHNFFELIYIVRGSGRQFINNNEFTYNKGHLFLVTPEDKHLLEVVEETHFFFLRFNKIYLQNQETALLYSKEWTRRMEFILEHASHRPGCIVYHEPDKQLVPAIVAGLIQEQAGKPLYHNEVVRQLVNTLITVVARNIAMKLPAQVGDHTATPVLDIIGYIQEHIYSPQALRAAVIARHFHISLSYLGRYFKKHTGENLQDYITHYKLKLVETRLKHSDLRINEIAAELSFTDESHLTRLFRKHRGMNPSAFRRQFVLN
- a CDS encoding response regulator — protein: MQTHPQILIADDDPEDVFIMEMMCKELSFSEHIHFVQDGVTALEYLDALLEKPLPALIILDLNMPRLTGTQTLELLKKHTRYHSIRVIIYSTFLNEIQKQQCINLGAEAFVIKPDTYEEGLEIMQQFHDCSLGNYSFPIAS
- a CDS encoding ThuA domain-containing protein yields the protein MKFRATSRLLLALLFCSPGSTAQSPAFRVIAFFTAAEDAAHISFVREANQWFPKMAARYHFSYDTTSNWEHLNEKFLSHYQVVLFLDTRPETPAQRAAFQQYAEKGGAWIGFHFAAFALTPSAVPQNWDWYHNTFLGAGSYVSNTWRPTAAVLHVDNRHPVTRGLPERFRSAPNEWYRWSGPLRQNPDITVLASIDSSSFPLGTGPKPSEIWHNGDYPVVWTNRRYRMVYFNMGHNDMDYEHGTRQTLSHTFSSPAQNRMILQALQWLGSERGR
- the ric gene encoding iron-sulfur cluster repair di-iron protein, whose amino-acid sequence is MEITENTIVGQLVAADYRTADVFRQHGIDFCCKGNKPIGDVCREKKLDIAPILHELEEISAVPACTLQNFSTMPLDQLADHIVRKHHNYVREKIPVLQQYLRKVCQVHGEQHQELWQIAALFTASSAELSNHLNKEELVLFPRIREIARKQAAGEYMDDSISAVERPISAMMEEHDHEGDRFRRIADLSNNYTPPAEACNTYRVTYALLKEFQDDLHQHIHLENNILFPRAMSTEKALTGSCRL
- a CDS encoding group III truncated hemoglobin, producing the protein MENRKDITDLTDIQSMVDTFYGKVREDELLGPIFNNLIQDRWPEHLEKMYRFWDTILLDSHTYHGAPFHPHATLPVNGLHFDRWMQLFRTTVNGLFTGPKAEEACWRGEKMAQMFLSKIEYYQGQSPLR